GTGGTGAAAGCTGATGCTTACGGACATGGGGCAGTAATGGTGGCGAAAACCGTATTGCAACACGGAGCAACTTGGTTGGGTGTAGCAACGATTCCAGAAGGTATCGAACTACGGGAAGCAGGGATTAAAGCTCCGATTTTGATTTTGGGCGCGACCCAAACAGCAGAACAGGTACGAGCGATCGTCCGTTGGCAACTTCAGCCTACCCTATGCACGATCGCCCAAGCTGCCATGATGTCAGAGGCCATTGCCCATACCCCTAGCAGTCGATCGCCCCTTGCCGTCCACCTCAAGTTAGACACGGGCATGTCTCGTTTGGGAACTCCTTGGCAGCAAGCTCTGGAATTTGTGCAATACGTTCATAGGGATCCTAACTTGCATATTGCCAGCATCTATTCCCATCTAGCTACTGCCGATGACCCCGACCAAACTATCGTTCACCAGCAGCAGCAACGGTTCGAGACTGCCCTTCGTCAGATTCAGGCTGCGGGTATCCCTCTGCCTTGGTTACACTTGGCAAACTCAGCCGCAACTCTAACAGACCCTAGGCTGCACTACGACCTAGTTCGAGTTGGTCTAGCCATCTATGGCTTATATCCTGCTCCCCACTTAGCTCCTAGTTCTTCCACTAGCAGTACAACATCGACCTGTTTGCCACGGATTACTCTACAGCCTGTGATGCAGGTAAAGGCACGCATTACCCAGGTGAAAACGATCGCAGCGGGAACTGGGGTGAGCTATGGCCATCGGTTTATTGCCAGTCGGCCAACCCGTGTAGCCGTAGTGGGAATTGGCTACGCAGATGGTGTACCTCGCAACTTGTCTGGACGCATGACAGTCTTAGCGCAGGGACAACACGTACCCCAAATTGGAACCGTGA
This DNA window, taken from Cyanobacteriota bacterium, encodes the following:
- the alr gene encoding alanine racemase; the protein is MLSWEHSPSIAAMQCERAWVEIDVAALAHNVQQIRRVLSPQTGLMAVVKADAYGHGAVMVAKTVLQHGATWLGVATIPEGIELREAGIKAPILILGATQTAEQVRAIVRWQLQPTLCTIAQAAMMSEAIAHTPSSRSPLAVHLKLDTGMSRLGTPWQQALEFVQYVHRDPNLHIASIYSHLATADDPDQTIVHQQQQRFETALRQIQAAGIPLPWLHLANSAATLTDPRLHYDLVRVGLAIYGLYPAPHLAPSSSTSSTTSTCLPRITLQPVMQVKARITQVKTIAAGTGVSYGHRFIASRPTRVAVVGIGYADGVPRNLSGRMTVLAQGQHVPQIGTVTMDQLMIDVTEVPDLQEGDVVTLLGQVGSQRISADDWAATLGTISWEVLCGFRHRLPRIAVNCYTAQATAHLLS